One Pyrus communis chromosome 4, drPyrComm1.1, whole genome shotgun sequence genomic region harbors:
- the LOC137732410 gene encoding galacturonokinase-like, translating into MAGSSWPSEAQLNGIRQIVSEMAGTGSEEVRVVVSPYRICPLGAHIDHQGGTVSAMTINKGILLGFVPSGDTQVILRSGQFKGECRFRVDEVQCPWKYAADASKIDEESDWGSYARGALYALQSRQNSLAQGIIGYIIGPEGMDSSGLSSSAAVGVAYLLALETANNLTVSPEENIEYDRLIENEFWGLRNGILDQSAILLSSYGCLLCMNCKTKEHNLIHPPKLGVNHETEWQEAYKILLAFSGLKHNLTVHPGYNHRVVECREAATVLLNASGGGAAEPLLSNVDPEVYQTHKHILEPNLSKRAEHYFSENMRVSKGLEAWASGRFKDFGMLISESGLSSIQNYECGSEPLIQLREILLRAPGVYGARFSGAGFRGCCVALVDTGHADEAASFVREEYDKVQPELASQLNHDTAVMICEAGDCARVI; encoded by the exons ATGGCTGGATCGTCTTGGCCTTCTGAAGCTCAG CTAAATGGAATTAGACAGATAGTTTCAGAAATGGCTGGGACAGGTAGTGAAGAAGTTCGTGTCGTAGTTTCTCCTTATCGAATTTGTCCATTGGGAGCTCATATTGATCATCAG GGCGGGACTGTATCAGCTATGACAATTAACAAGGGAATACTTTTAGGTTTTGTTCCTTCTGGTGACACCCAG GTTATACTGCGTTCAGGACAGTTTAAGGGTGAATGTCGGTTCAG AGTTGATGAAGTTCAGTGCCCTTGGAAGTATGCAGCTGATGCTTCCAAAATAGATGAAGAAAGTGATTGGGGAAGTTATGCGAGAGGAGCCTTATATGCATTACAGAGTAGGCAGAACTCCCTTGCCCAG GGTATCATTGGATATATAATTGGTCCTGAAGGTATGGACAGTTCAGGCCTTAGCTCTTCTGCTGCT GTCGGTGTAGCTTACCTATTGGCTTTGGAAACTGCAAATAATCTAACAGTGTCCCCTGAAGAAAATATTGAGTATGATCG GTTGATTGAAAATGAATTTTGGGGCCTGCGAAATGGTATATTGGATCAATCAGCCATATTGCTTTCGAGCTATGGTTGTCTATTGTGCATGAACTGCAAG ACTAAAGAACATAATCTTATACACCCACCAAAACTGGGAGTGAACCACGAGACTGAGTGGCAGGAAgcatacaaaatattattggcATTTTCAGGCTTGAAGCATAATTTGACTGTCCATCCTGGATATAATCATCGAGTTGTAGAGTGTCGAGAAGCTGCAACAGTTCTTTTGAA TGCATCCGGAGGTGGTGCAGCAGAGCCGCTCCTATCCAATG TTGACCCAGAAGTTTATCAGACTCACAAG CACATATTAGAACCTAATCTATCCAAGAGAGCGGAGCATTATTTCTCAGAGAATATGCGGGTTAGCAAAG GACTCGAAGCTTGGGCTTCGGGCAGGTTCAAAGATTTTGGAATGCTCATTTCAGAATCTGGCCTAAGTTCTATTCAGAACTATGAATGCG GTTCTGAACCGCTGATACAACTGCGCGAGATCCTTCTAAGGGCTCCTGGTGTCTATGGAGCACGGTTCAGTGGTGCTGGATTTAGAGGTTGCTGCGTTGCATTAGTGGATACTGGTCATGCCGATGAAGCTGCATCATTTGTCAGGGAAGAGTATGACAAGGTCCAACCTGAGTTGGCAAGTCAGTTAAACCATGATACAGCGGTTATGATATGCGAGGCTGGTGATTGTGCCCGTGTTATTTGA